In Catalinimonas alkaloidigena, a single genomic region encodes these proteins:
- a CDS encoding SusC/RagA family TonB-linked outer membrane protein, with product MRIPTNDMLARACGVALLCLLGSPSRSFGQTPQVALANGTHLSPRREQPKQAAQNQRPLVEALKEIEHEFNILFVYSPDVVENTFVPKVLNREAFGQTMSQLLENTNLTYRQLDDTHYAIIPALEPKRSKTFAPMTVPPLYTEQAPQPLLANVRRSRPEQNVSGQVTDGSGEGIPGVNVLEKGTTNGTITDVEGRFALNVQDGATLVFSAVGYLTQELAVNNQSNVSVTLKDDVKALDEVVVVGYGEVKREDLTSAVSSVSGRELAKIPVSSTAQAITGRMAGVQVTTTDGSPDAEIVIRVRGGGSVTQDNSPLFIVDGFPVDNINNIPPTDIVSIDVLKDAASAAIYGARGANGVVIVTTKSAKAGNTSVSYNGYVQQRNLPRKLEVLSPYEFVLAQYEYAQLRGTDDIDRFTRYFGVYDDLELYKSQRGTDWQEELFGSPAYMQYHNVSVTGGTDRTKMSLSLTGNDDQGILVGSGYQRTTVNFKLNHKISDKLQLDLAPRFSNIIVDGAGTSGSSQLRISDGITTRPVNGLADQIVLDPLDAAGDYEQFMRSLISPLKLVEQDYRKRIDRSLVMNGGISWKILPELTYRSDFGIEYGFETRRRYYGPLTGESFNNGRSLPLAEITDYDDNRLRWANTLSYNLSKGMHSANILFGQEVLKIGRQSTFNRALYFDESMSPEKIFANMVLGTSDRYETYISPDNKLLSLFGRVNYQFNDRYLATLTLRADGSSKFAPGNRWGVFPAAALAWRISQEDFMQNLGFVSDLKLRASYGEAGNNRIDDNLWRRTYTPSSYRPIGFDDVQQTYWTAASSTLVNPDLKWETTVTRNLGLDFGLFKSLVTGTVELYYNTTKDLLVESDIPSYTGYAKQMRNIGQTSNRGVELTMKAYLVDRNDLSVSADFNIGINRARIDELDGVNERQLFSNWAGTDLKSQDDYRLIVGQTIGLIQGYVTDGFYTVDDFQAYDEATGNYILKEGVPDVTGIVTGFSGRVRPGMLKLKDLDGNGVITADGDRQVIGNALPKHSGGFGLNATYKGFDASVFFNWVYGNDVYNTGKISFNMYHRTTFGNMLNTMNSDNRFKYIDAEGQLVSDLESLRQLNQNATIWSPFSMGNAAPVVHSYAIEDGSFLRLSNATIGYSLPQSMISKLRMSQFRVYVTAYNAWLWTKYSGYDPEVSTTRSSSYAALTPGVDYSSYPKSRSFTIGVNVTF from the coding sequence ATGAGAATTCCTACGAACGACATGCTCGCCCGGGCGTGTGGGGTGGCTCTGCTTTGCCTATTAGGAAGCCCCAGCAGGAGCTTCGGCCAAACTCCGCAGGTGGCGCTGGCTAACGGAACTCATCTGTCACCAAGAAGAGAACAACCCAAGCAGGCAGCACAAAACCAACGTCCCCTGGTCGAGGCACTGAAAGAAATCGAGCACGAGTTCAACATCTTGTTCGTCTACTCGCCCGATGTGGTCGAAAACACGTTCGTACCGAAGGTGCTGAACCGGGAGGCCTTCGGGCAGACCATGAGCCAACTGCTGGAAAATACCAATTTGACTTACCGGCAACTGGACGACACCCACTACGCCATTATCCCGGCACTGGAACCCAAGCGTTCCAAAACGTTCGCCCCGATGACGGTACCGCCGCTCTACACCGAACAGGCACCGCAGCCCCTGCTGGCGAATGTACGTCGGTCGCGTCCCGAGCAAAATGTATCCGGGCAGGTCACCGACGGCAGCGGAGAAGGAATCCCGGGGGTCAACGTGCTGGAAAAAGGTACGACCAACGGAACCATCACCGACGTGGAGGGACGGTTTGCGCTGAACGTGCAGGACGGCGCCACGTTGGTATTCAGCGCGGTAGGGTATCTGACACAGGAACTGGCGGTGAACAACCAGAGTAACGTCAGCGTGACGCTGAAAGACGACGTAAAGGCGCTGGACGAAGTGGTGGTCGTCGGTTACGGTGAAGTGAAACGCGAAGACCTGACGAGTGCAGTATCGTCCGTTTCGGGCCGTGAACTGGCTAAAATTCCCGTGTCGAGCACGGCTCAGGCCATCACCGGGCGCATGGCCGGCGTACAGGTCACCACGACCGACGGCTCGCCCGACGCCGAGATTGTGATCCGGGTGCGGGGGGGCGGCTCAGTAACGCAAGACAACTCTCCGCTGTTTATTGTCGACGGTTTTCCGGTCGATAACATCAACAACATTCCACCGACCGACATTGTGAGCATCGACGTGCTGAAAGATGCGGCTTCGGCGGCCATCTACGGTGCACGCGGGGCCAACGGCGTCGTAATCGTGACGACCAAAAGCGCCAAGGCGGGCAATACGTCGGTATCGTACAACGGTTACGTGCAGCAGCGCAACCTGCCCCGAAAGCTGGAAGTGCTTTCGCCGTACGAATTTGTCCTGGCGCAATACGAGTACGCGCAGTTGCGGGGAACGGACGACATCGACCGGTTTACCCGCTACTTTGGCGTATATGACGACCTGGAACTGTACAAAAGCCAGCGCGGCACCGACTGGCAGGAAGAGTTGTTCGGCAGCCCGGCCTACATGCAGTACCATAATGTGAGTGTGACGGGCGGGACGGATCGCACCAAAATGAGCCTGAGCCTGACCGGCAACGACGACCAGGGAATTCTGGTCGGATCGGGTTACCAGCGCACCACCGTCAATTTTAAGTTGAATCACAAAATCAGCGACAAACTTCAGTTGGACCTGGCACCCCGCTTTTCCAACATCATTGTGGACGGTGCCGGTACCTCGGGAAGTTCGCAGTTGCGTATTTCGGACGGCATCACCACCCGCCCCGTCAACGGGCTGGCCGATCAGATCGTCCTCGATCCGCTCGACGCCGCGGGCGATTACGAGCAGTTCATGCGCAGCCTGATCAGCCCCCTGAAACTGGTGGAACAGGATTATCGCAAGCGCATCGACCGTTCGCTGGTCATGAATGGCGGCATTTCCTGGAAAATTCTGCCGGAACTGACGTACCGCTCCGACTTCGGGATCGAATACGGTTTCGAGACGCGCCGGCGGTACTACGGTCCCCTGACGGGCGAGTCGTTCAACAACGGACGGAGCCTGCCCCTGGCCGAGATCACGGATTATGATGACAACCGCCTGCGTTGGGCCAACACACTGAGCTACAACCTTTCCAAGGGCATGCACAGTGCTAACATTCTGTTCGGGCAGGAAGTATTGAAAATAGGCCGTCAGTCGACGTTCAACCGCGCGTTGTATTTCGATGAGTCCATGTCGCCGGAAAAAATCTTCGCCAACATGGTGTTGGGGACTTCCGACCGGTACGAGACCTACATTAGCCCCGACAACAAGCTACTCTCCCTGTTTGGGCGGGTCAACTACCAGTTCAACGACCGCTACCTGGCTACGCTGACGCTGCGGGCAGACGGCTCCAGCAAGTTTGCTCCGGGCAACCGCTGGGGCGTGTTTCCGGCCGCGGCCCTGGCCTGGCGTATTTCGCAGGAAGACTTTATGCAAAACCTCGGTTTTGTCTCGGACCTGAAACTGCGCGCCAGCTACGGCGAAGCGGGGAACAACCGGATCGACGACAACCTGTGGCGGCGTACCTACACGCCGTCCAGCTACCGTCCCATCGGGTTCGACGACGTGCAGCAGACGTATTGGACCGCCGCTTCGTCGACGCTCGTCAACCCGGACCTGAAATGGGAAACTACCGTGACCCGCAATTTGGGCCTTGATTTTGGCCTGTTCAAAAGCCTGGTGACCGGTACCGTCGAGTTGTACTACAACACCACCAAAGACCTGTTGGTCGAGTCGGACATTCCTTCGTACACCGGATACGCCAAGCAGATGCGCAACATCGGACAGACGTCGAATCGCGGGGTTGAGCTGACCATGAAGGCTTATCTGGTAGATCGCAACGACCTGTCCGTTTCGGCAGACTTCAACATCGGAATCAACCGGGCCCGCATCGACGAATTGGACGGCGTAAACGAACGCCAGTTATTTTCCAACTGGGCCGGCACGGACCTGAAGAGTCAGGACGATTACCGCCTGATTGTAGGCCAGACCATCGGCCTGATTCAGGGATATGTCACCGACGGCTTCTACACGGTAGACGATTTTCAGGCTTACGATGAAGCCACCGGCAATTACATCCTGAAAGAAGGGGTACCCGACGTAACCGGCATTGTGACCGGCTTCAGCGGGCGGGTGCGTCCCGGCATGCTCAAGTTGAAAGACCTGGACGGCAACGGCGTTATCACTGCCGACGGAGACCGTCAGGTGATCGGGAATGCCCTGCCGAAGCACAGCGGTGGCTTTGGCCTCAACGCCACTTACAAAGGATTCGACGCTTCGGTGTTTTTCAACTGGGTGTATGGCAACGACGTGTACAACACCGGCAAAATTTCTTTCAACATGTACCACCGGACCACGTTCGGCAACATGCTGAACACCATGAATTCCGACAACCGCTTCAAGTACATCGATGCCGAAGGGCAATTGGTGTCCGACCTGGAGTCGCTGCGGCAGTTGAACCAGAACGCCACCATCTGGTCGCCGTTCTCCATGGGCAACGCCGCGCCGGTGGTGCACTCATACGCCATCGAAGACGGCTCTTTCCTGCGCCTGAGCAACGCCACCATCGGCTACTCGCTGCCGCAATCGATGATTTCCAAACTCCGGATGTCGCAGTTCCGCGTGTACGTTACGGCCTACAACGCCTGGTTGTGGACCAAATATTCGGGTTACGATCCGGAAGTAAGCACGACGCGCAGCAGCTCCTACGCCGCCCTGACCCCCGGTGTCGACTATTCGTCTTACCCGAAAAGTCGCTCGTTTACCATCGGCGTAAACGTTACTTTCTAA
- a CDS encoding FecR family protein, with protein MTTDRHSSEESQPFFGDLSSDEKNPLHHAGPRRPEASSQAQREAEYAQIQARLRAERPSVPTTSSARRFPYAAAAAIALLMAVAVGYGWLYYPSQEQYATAYGETRSFTLPDQSVVTLNANSTLRFAPSWEVGQAREVWLDGEAYFSVQKQSSSSGAVKFVVHTPDLDVEVLGTQFNVAQRASKTQVVLEEGSIRVDLRADTSANILMQPGDLVEYSAESHQLTHKVVETSPYVVWKENKLILNNKTIREIAELIQTTYGFTVEIQDSSIADLKLSGTIRSDNVDLILDALAITHGIEYRKGPDRITLQKPR; from the coding sequence ATGACGACCGATCGCCATTCTTCAGAAGAGTCTCAGCCCTTTTTCGGGGATTTGTCTTCTGACGAGAAAAACCCGCTGCACCATGCCGGCCCCCGCCGTCCGGAGGCCTCCTCGCAGGCGCAGCGTGAGGCCGAGTACGCGCAGATTCAGGCGCGTCTGCGGGCCGAGCGGCCATCGGTGCCTACTACGTCGTCGGCGCGGCGCTTTCCTTATGCCGCTGCCGCGGCCATTGCTCTGCTGATGGCAGTGGCAGTGGGTTACGGCTGGCTGTATTACCCTTCGCAGGAGCAGTACGCCACGGCCTACGGCGAGACCCGGTCGTTCACGTTGCCCGACCAGTCGGTCGTGACGCTCAATGCCAATTCTACCTTGCGTTTTGCGCCGTCGTGGGAGGTGGGGCAGGCACGGGAAGTCTGGCTGGACGGGGAAGCGTACTTTTCGGTTCAGAAACAGTCTTCTTCGAGCGGTGCCGTCAAGTTTGTAGTGCATACCCCCGACCTGGATGTAGAGGTATTGGGTACGCAATTCAACGTCGCACAGCGTGCGTCCAAGACGCAGGTGGTGCTGGAAGAAGGCAGCATTCGTGTCGACCTGCGCGCCGATACCTCCGCCAACATCCTGATGCAGCCGGGCGATCTGGTGGAGTATTCGGCCGAAAGCCATCAGTTGACACACAAGGTGGTAGAAACCTCACCTTATGTCGTCTGGAAAGAAAACAAACTGATTCTCAACAATAAAACCATTCGAGAAATTGCGGAGCTGATTCAAACGACCTACGGGTTTACCGTGGAAATCCAGGACAGCAGTATCGCCGATCTGAAGCTTTCGGGCACCATTCGGTCCGATAATGTTGACCTGATTCTCGACGCCCTGGCCATCACGCACGGGATTGAGTATCGCAAAGGACCTGATCGGATTACCCTGCAAAAACCTCGCTAA
- a CDS encoding RNA polymerase sigma factor, giving the protein MELARFSHFSDEDLWQHLREGDESSLSHLYHRYRDPLYHYALKITGDAEMALNGLQNLFVQLWQSRQKLSEARSVKAYLFISLRRLLLQDMQRDRRYVLQMDQWASLRTDLVFSPEEIVILDERSQLKKEYVAQLLNNLTPRQREIVYLKYYESLSLQEIADTLDINYQSVINHLNRAFLKLKGSATPEQLSELLYAVGFMMLASW; this is encoded by the coding sequence ATGGAGCTGGCCCGTTTTTCACATTTTTCTGACGAAGACCTCTGGCAACATCTGAGAGAAGGAGACGAAAGCAGCCTGTCTCACCTCTACCACCGTTACCGCGATCCGCTGTACCACTACGCCCTTAAAATCACCGGAGATGCCGAAATGGCCCTCAACGGCTTGCAAAATCTGTTCGTGCAACTCTGGCAGTCGCGGCAGAAACTGAGCGAGGCCCGTTCCGTAAAGGCGTACTTGTTCATCTCCCTACGGCGGCTCCTGTTGCAGGACATGCAGCGTGACCGCCGGTATGTGTTGCAGATGGACCAATGGGCCTCGCTCCGGACCGACCTTGTATTTTCGCCCGAAGAAATCGTTATTCTCGACGAGCGCTCCCAGCTCAAGAAAGAATACGTCGCGCAGCTGTTGAACAACCTTACCCCCCGGCAGCGCGAAATTGTCTACCTGAAGTATTACGAAAGTCTGAGCCTCCAGGAGATTGCCGATACGCTGGACATCAACTACCAGTCGGTCATCAATCACCTGAACCGGGCTTTTCTCAAACTCAAAGGCAGCGCCACGCCCGAACAACTCTCCGAACTGTTGTACGCGGTTGGTTTTATGATGCTCGCGAGTTGGTAG
- a CDS encoding PQQ-dependent sugar dehydrogenase yields the protein MHAPLRTTTAALLLAFLGIGACTSDQPTTERSTSPYYLTSGTPKKPEENRFSRTVITEGLREPMELVVSSKGLVLFVDRRGDVRRYDPATQEVTLINSLPVVTAEGNGLLGITLDPEFEQNRYVYLFYTPARDSIRLHQSVSRFTLGPDSLDYASEKVVLEIPIEMEASAHTGGSLQFDTQGNLFISVGDNTTPFASDGFAPIDEREGRLVYDAQRSAGNMNDLRGAILRITPQYDSVAGSAPYTIPDGNLFPKDGSQGRPEIYVKGCRNPYRMSVDPATGYVYWGEIGPDSGVDGPQGPRGYDEINQARQPGFFGWPYFVGDNKPYLDYDFATKTVGDTFRIAEPVNRSPNNTGGEVLPPAQSAFIWYPYNESTEFPEVGNGGRSAMAGPVYHFDPDLDSEVKFPAYYDGALFVFDWMRNWVMAVFMDEEGNFERIERIMEHTQIDRPIDMQFGPDGALWMLEYGEAYGKENPDASLVKLEFNPNNRPPVAVAMTSDTVGAAPLQVALRGGKSYDFDTDDALTYAWAIDEADFKSDTPDAEYTFEKPGLYHATLSVTDTSGTVSKSTIAIKVGNTLPQVHIETPRNRTFYWDSDELKYQVVVEDPEDGTPDASRLQVAFHYLPQGKDVPGMLIGHQQTSVTKNRGKELLESSDCKACHLVDERTVGPSFQEVAAKYAQSRPIAQLAQKIIKGGGGVWGEHAMSAHPQLSVDEASEMVNYILTLAEEAQVLRNLPAEGAVPLKHHVGQREAGTYLLEASYTDGGGEVIGPLTNSALLTLRSARVQAEEADSLVGGQVFSRGELSAVVLGGKQAYLMFRQVDLKGIAQVAYRLSAPKVGATIEMHLDTPDGPLVSSTSYESTGDWQKMKDIQASVTAPEGLHDLYIVFVRTEEPNDQLAALDWIDFKKARSATAMR from the coding sequence ATGCACGCACCCCTCCGTACCACCACCGCTGCGCTGTTGCTGGCGTTTTTGGGAATCGGCGCTTGTACGTCGGACCAACCCACGACAGAACGCTCCACCAGTCCGTATTACCTCACCTCAGGCACGCCCAAAAAGCCGGAAGAGAACCGCTTCTCACGAACGGTCATTACCGAAGGGCTGCGCGAACCGATGGAACTGGTCGTGTCGTCCAAAGGCCTGGTCTTGTTCGTCGATCGGCGGGGCGACGTGCGGCGGTACGATCCCGCCACGCAAGAGGTGACGCTAATCAATTCCCTGCCGGTGGTGACCGCCGAAGGCAACGGCTTGCTGGGCATTACGCTCGATCCCGAGTTCGAGCAAAATCGCTACGTCTACCTCTTTTATACGCCCGCCCGCGATTCAATCCGGCTTCACCAGTCGGTGTCGCGTTTCACCCTCGGCCCCGATAGCCTGGACTATGCCTCAGAAAAGGTGGTGCTGGAAATTCCGATCGAAATGGAGGCCAGCGCACACACGGGCGGTTCGCTCCAGTTCGACACGCAGGGCAACCTGTTCATTTCGGTGGGTGACAACACGACGCCCTTTGCTTCCGACGGCTTTGCGCCCATCGACGAGCGCGAAGGACGGCTGGTCTACGACGCACAACGTTCGGCGGGTAATATGAACGACCTGCGGGGGGCCATTCTGCGGATCACACCGCAGTACGACAGCGTGGCGGGCAGCGCGCCCTACACCATTCCCGACGGCAACCTGTTTCCGAAAGACGGCTCTCAGGGCCGCCCCGAGATTTATGTAAAGGGATGTCGGAATCCGTACCGCATGTCGGTCGATCCGGCAACGGGGTACGTATACTGGGGCGAAATCGGTCCCGATTCCGGCGTGGACGGCCCGCAAGGCCCGCGCGGGTACGACGAAATCAACCAGGCCCGGCAGCCCGGCTTTTTCGGGTGGCCTTACTTTGTGGGTGACAACAAGCCTTACCTCGACTACGACTTTGCGACCAAAACCGTAGGCGATACTTTCCGCATTGCCGAGCCGGTGAACCGCTCGCCCAACAACACGGGCGGGGAGGTGCTGCCGCCCGCCCAATCGGCATTCATCTGGTATCCGTATAACGAATCGACCGAGTTTCCGGAAGTGGGCAATGGCGGCCGCTCCGCGATGGCCGGACCCGTCTACCACTTCGATCCCGACCTCGACTCCGAGGTGAAATTTCCTGCGTATTACGACGGCGCGCTGTTTGTCTTCGACTGGATGCGCAACTGGGTGATGGCCGTCTTTATGGATGAAGAAGGCAATTTCGAGCGGATCGAACGCATCATGGAACACACGCAGATCGATCGTCCGATCGACATGCAGTTCGGACCCGACGGTGCGCTGTGGATGCTGGAATACGGCGAAGCCTACGGCAAAGAAAACCCCGACGCCAGTCTGGTGAAGCTCGAATTCAATCCCAACAACCGCCCACCGGTGGCCGTGGCCATGACCAGCGATACAGTTGGCGCGGCACCGTTGCAAGTGGCGTTGCGGGGCGGAAAATCCTACGATTTTGATACGGACGATGCCCTGACCTACGCCTGGGCCATCGACGAAGCCGATTTCAAGTCGGACACCCCCGATGCCGAGTACACGTTCGAGAAGCCCGGTCTCTACCACGCTACCCTTTCGGTAACCGATACGTCGGGTACGGTCTCGAAATCGACGATTGCTATCAAAGTCGGCAATACGCTGCCGCAAGTACACATTGAAACCCCCCGAAACCGGACGTTTTACTGGGACAGCGACGAGCTGAAGTATCAGGTGGTGGTGGAAGATCCGGAAGACGGAACGCCCGACGCCTCGCGACTGCAGGTGGCTTTCCATTACCTGCCGCAGGGGAAAGATGTGCCCGGCATGCTGATCGGCCACCAGCAGACGTCGGTGACCAAAAACCGGGGGAAAGAGTTGCTGGAAAGCAGCGACTGCAAAGCCTGTCACCTGGTCGACGAGCGGACGGTCGGCCCGTCGTTTCAGGAAGTGGCTGCCAAGTACGCCCAGAGTCGTCCGATTGCGCAACTGGCGCAGAAGATCATCAAGGGTGGCGGTGGCGTCTGGGGCGAACACGCCATGAGTGCCCATCCGCAGCTTTCGGTCGACGAAGCCTCTGAAATGGTGAATTACATTCTGACCCTGGCCGAAGAAGCGCAGGTCCTGCGCAACCTGCCCGCCGAAGGTGCAGTGCCGCTGAAACACCACGTAGGCCAGCGCGAAGCCGGGACGTATCTGCTGGAAGCGTCCTATACGGACGGCGGTGGCGAGGTGATCGGACCGCTGACAAACAGCGCGTTGCTGACGCTCCGCTCGGCGCGTGTGCAGGCCGAAGAGGCCGACTCGCTGGTGGGAGGGCAGGTATTTTCGCGGGGCGAGTTATCGGCGGTGGTGCTGGGCGGAAAACAGGCCTACCTGATGTTCCGTCAGGTCGATCTCAAAGGCATTGCGCAGGTGGCCTACCGCCTGTCGGCACCCAAAGTCGGGGCTACCATCGAGATGCACCTCGACACGCCGGACGGACCGCTGGTCAGCAGCACCTCGTACGAATCTACGGGCGACTGGCAGAAAATGAAGGACATTCAGGCGTCGGTAACCGCTCCGGAAGGTCTGCACGACCTGTACATCGTTTTTGTCCGGACAGAAGAGCCGAACGATCAACTGGCCGCGCTCGACTGGATCGACTTTAAAAAAGCACGCTCCGCAACCGCGATGCGTTGA
- a CDS encoding amidohydrolase family protein — MKHTYLLSSFLLLFSFLTYAQETDSRPPIIDVHVHAMKVNPAFASDMCPWFLKNMPGGDPNGPPPSFMNLDCVDPLKAAKSDQEMQDALLEACERLNVTMVASGDAQILHNWYNAAPTRIIPSLGISNADQMTVKAFEDSLKGGFYKVMGEVAPQYQGLSPSDMSLDAYFGVAEKLGVPVGIHMGTGGNGMANITAPNYRASLGRPFLLEDMLARHPKLKIWVMHAGYPMIDEMIALMGANAYVYVDLAGFIWSYPQDEIHMYLKRLVQAGFGKRILYGTDLMVWPKLLETSIGVIENADYLSYDQKRDILFNNAVRFFNLDASKFE; from the coding sequence ATGAAACACACCTACCTGCTTTCCTCTTTTCTTCTGCTCTTCTCTTTCCTGACCTACGCGCAGGAAACCGACTCCCGACCACCCATCATCGATGTGCACGTGCATGCGATGAAGGTAAACCCGGCGTTTGCGTCCGACATGTGCCCCTGGTTTCTGAAAAACATGCCGGGTGGTGACCCCAACGGCCCGCCGCCGTCGTTCATGAATCTCGATTGCGTCGATCCACTCAAAGCGGCCAAGTCCGACCAGGAGATGCAGGACGCCCTATTGGAAGCCTGCGAACGGCTCAACGTCACGATGGTGGCCAGTGGCGATGCTCAAATTTTGCACAACTGGTACAACGCTGCGCCCACGCGCATCATTCCCTCGCTGGGCATCAGCAACGCCGACCAGATGACCGTCAAAGCATTTGAGGACTCGCTCAAAGGTGGGTTCTACAAAGTGATGGGCGAGGTGGCACCGCAATACCAGGGCCTATCGCCGAGCGATATGTCGTTGGATGCTTACTTCGGCGTGGCCGAGAAGCTGGGCGTACCGGTCGGCATTCACATGGGCACGGGGGGCAACGGCATGGCGAACATCACCGCTCCCAACTACCGTGCTTCGCTGGGCCGTCCGTTTCTGTTGGAAGACATGCTGGCGCGCCATCCCAAGCTGAAAATCTGGGTGATGCACGCGGGTTACCCCATGATCGACGAGATGATTGCGCTGATGGGCGCGAATGCTTACGTATACGTCGACCTGGCCGGGTTCATCTGGAGCTACCCGCAGGACGAAATCCACATGTACCTGAAGCGACTGGTGCAGGCGGGCTTCGGCAAGCGCATTCTGTACGGCACCGACCTGATGGTCTGGCCCAAGTTGCTGGAAACGTCGATTGGGGTTATCGAAAATGCCGACTACCTGTCGTACGACCAGAAGCGCGACATCCTGTTTAACAACGCCGTGCGCTTCTTCAACCTCGATGCCAGCAAGTTTGAGTAA
- a CDS encoding serine hydrolase domain-containing protein has protein sequence MTTKKTKRIIRVLLLVGTIISLYFVPWPIVIAWIAPLPDTVQEQVNKAPDYGFDGIIVYVDKKGEPPAFYTAGVKSREGEIPADPQSLFKIASVSKIYTAVAIAKLASQGRLSLDKTLADYFPELVGRIENADKITVKMMVQHRSGIPNYTDTKNYWVYPKKNDRERLALVLDLPANFEPGTDYEYSNTNYLLLSQLIERVTNGTKFQFIKEAILDPLDLENTYGSIQDVDLDEVMSGYYVGYEQDLKTDDNGVMLATAEDLGKFIRALNEGSVFKDQKEQELYSSIYRYEHTGLIPGYQTIAKWHKDIDTVIIQFTNTVDFGGYNWNMSEVMYNRIVKIVSDTD, from the coding sequence ATGACAACTAAAAAAACAAAGCGGATCATCAGGGTACTGTTGTTGGTGGGAACAATTATCTCGTTATACTTCGTGCCCTGGCCCATCGTAATCGCTTGGATCGCACCCTTGCCTGATACCGTGCAGGAACAAGTCAATAAAGCGCCTGATTATGGATTTGATGGCATCATCGTTTACGTCGATAAGAAGGGAGAACCACCGGCCTTTTACACAGCGGGCGTGAAAAGCCGAGAGGGTGAAATTCCTGCCGATCCTCAATCATTATTTAAGATTGCCAGTGTTAGCAAAATCTACACCGCGGTTGCTATTGCCAAACTGGCAAGTCAAGGGCGTTTGTCGTTGGATAAAACACTGGCGGATTACTTCCCCGAACTTGTGGGGCGTATAGAAAATGCGGATAAAATCACGGTAAAGATGATGGTGCAGCATCGGAGTGGCATTCCCAATTACACCGATACTAAAAACTACTGGGTTTACCCAAAGAAAAACGACAGAGAACGGCTGGCGTTGGTGCTTGACTTACCCGCTAATTTTGAGCCGGGGACTGATTATGAATACAGCAATACCAATTACTTACTCCTTTCGCAGCTTATAGAACGAGTCACCAACGGTACTAAATTTCAATTTATCAAAGAAGCAATTTTAGATCCGTTAGACCTTGAAAATACGTACGGTTCTATTCAGGACGTTGATCTGGATGAGGTGATGAGTGGCTATTACGTGGGCTATGAACAGGATTTGAAAACAGACGATAACGGGGTGATGCTGGCCACAGCAGAAGACTTGGGTAAATTCATCAGAGCGCTCAACGAGGGCTCCGTGTTCAAAGACCAGAAAGAACAAGAACTGTACTCTTCAATCTACCGATACGAACACACCGGCCTGATACCCGGTTACCAAACGATTGCCAAATGGCACAAAGACATCGATACAGTGATCATTCAATTCACCAATACTGTCGACTTTGGCGGCTATAACTGGAACATGTCGGAAGTAATGTATAACCGCATCGTTAAAATAGTGAGCGATACAGACTAA
- a CDS encoding SDR family oxidoreductase: MDLHLDGKVIITTGGTSGIGEAIAWQVAREGAISVVVSRDPDAVAQAASKFESAGLQGWGVLAELTDEAQCKAAVDQVLEKYGRIDGLVNNAGGNDHVGLERGNPERFMQSLRQNLLHYYTMAHYCLPGLKKVQGAIVNISSKTAVTGQGNTSAYAAAKGAQLALTREWAVELLPDLIRVNAVIPAEVRTPMYDRWLNSYDNPEEKRRAITRNIPLGQRMTRADEIADTTVYLLSDRASHITGQHIFVDGGYSHLDRALNTLVQE, translated from the coding sequence ATGGATCTACACCTCGACGGCAAAGTCATCATCACCACCGGCGGTACCAGCGGCATCGGCGAAGCCATCGCCTGGCAAGTAGCCCGCGAAGGCGCCATTTCTGTCGTCGTAAGTCGTGACCCGGACGCCGTTGCACAGGCGGCCTCGAAATTTGAGTCAGCCGGGTTACAAGGGTGGGGCGTGCTGGCCGAACTGACGGACGAAGCGCAGTGCAAAGCCGCCGTCGACCAGGTCCTGGAAAAATACGGGCGCATCGACGGGTTAGTCAACAACGCCGGAGGGAACGACCACGTCGGGCTGGAGCGGGGTAATCCGGAGCGGTTCATGCAGTCGCTGCGGCAAAACCTGCTGCATTACTACACCATGGCGCATTACTGCCTGCCCGGCCTCAAAAAAGTGCAGGGCGCCATCGTCAATATCAGCTCTAAAACCGCTGTGACCGGCCAGGGCAACACGTCGGCCTACGCTGCCGCCAAAGGTGCTCAACTGGCCCTGACCCGCGAGTGGGCCGTAGAATTACTGCCCGACCTGATCCGGGTCAATGCCGTGATTCCTGCCGAAGTGCGTACGCCCATGTACGACCGTTGGCTCAATTCCTACGACAACCCCGAAGAAAAACGCCGGGCCATCACGCGCAACATCCCGCTGGGGCAGCGCATGACGCGCGCCGACGAAATCGCCGATACTACCGTCTACCTGCTGTCCGACCGCGCCTCGCACATCACCGGGCAGCACATCTTTGTTGACGGCGGGTACTCTCACCTCGACCGCGCCCTCAATACCTTGGTTCAGGAGTAA